One window of Chryseobacterium indologenes genomic DNA carries:
- a CDS encoding DMT family transporter, with the protein MNWLILVIAGLFEVAFASCLGKAKETSGTEMYLWYAGFLITMTISMVLLIKATQTLPIGTAYAVWTGIGAVGTALMGIIFFKDPVSFWRVFFIVTLIGSVVGLKAVSSSH; encoded by the coding sequence ATGAATTGGTTAATATTAGTTATTGCGGGATTATTTGAAGTTGCCTTCGCATCATGTCTGGGAAAGGCAAAAGAAACGTCAGGAACTGAGATGTACCTGTGGTATGCCGGTTTCCTGATTACCATGACCATCAGTATGGTTTTATTGATTAAAGCAACTCAAACCTTACCGATTGGTACTGCTTATGCGGTATGGACGGGAATTGGAGCGGTAGGAACTGCTTTAATGGGAATTATTTTCTTTAAGGATCCTGTAAGCTTCTGGAGAGTTTTCTTTATTGTAACGCTTATTGGTTCTGTAGTAGGCCTGAAAGCGGTGTCTTCATCACACTAA
- the gpmI gene encoding 2,3-bisphosphoglycerate-independent phosphoglycerate mutase, translated as MSKKAILAILDGWGLGTNPDVSAIDKANTPFIDSCYKKFPHTTLEASGLAVGLPAGQMGNSEVGHMNLGAGRVVYQNLVKLNMAVENGTLGQEKVIQDAFEYAKKENKKVHFIGLVSNGGVHSHINHLKGLLTAAKEFGLNENVFVHAFTDGRDCDPHSGLGFIDELQKHMESTTGKLATVVGRYYAMDRDKRWERVKLAYGALVEGIGEQTTDALAAIKRYYDNNVTDEFLKPIILMNTTATGNVVPVARIIEDDVVICFNFRTDRGREITEVLSQKDFPEFGMKKLNLYYITLTNYDKTFQNVQVVFDENVLTETMGEILEKNGRSQIRIAETEKYPHVTFFFSGGREEEFEGERRLLCPSPKDVPTYDLKPEMSAYDITNAIVPELEQGTADFVCLNFANTDMVGHTGVFEAAVKAAEVVDQCIEKVATAAYENGYAVFILADHGNSDVMMNPDGTPNTQHSTNLVPFIVMDKDQTWNLKPGKLGDVAPTILKVMGVEIPAVMTGDVLVD; from the coding sequence ATGTCAAAAAAAGCAATACTGGCAATTCTTGACGGATGGGGATTGGGAACAAACCCAGACGTTTCTGCAATAGATAAAGCAAATACACCATTCATAGACAGCTGTTATAAAAAATTCCCGCATACTACACTTGAAGCAAGTGGATTGGCGGTAGGTTTACCAGCCGGACAGATGGGGAATTCTGAAGTTGGACACATGAACCTGGGAGCCGGAAGAGTGGTTTACCAGAATTTGGTGAAACTGAACATGGCCGTTGAAAACGGAACACTGGGCCAGGAAAAAGTAATTCAGGATGCTTTTGAATACGCAAAAAAAGAAAATAAAAAAGTACACTTTATCGGGTTGGTTTCCAACGGAGGAGTACACTCACATATCAATCACTTAAAAGGATTACTGACGGCTGCAAAAGAATTCGGTTTAAATGAGAACGTATTTGTTCACGCATTTACTGATGGCAGAGACTGTGATCCACATTCAGGATTAGGATTTATTGATGAACTTCAGAAGCATATGGAATCAACTACCGGAAAGCTGGCAACAGTCGTAGGAAGATACTATGCGATGGACAGAGACAAGAGATGGGAGCGTGTAAAGCTGGCTTACGGTGCCCTTGTTGAAGGAATAGGAGAGCAGACAACGGATGCCTTGGCAGCAATTAAGAGGTATTACGATAATAATGTAACCGATGAATTCCTGAAACCCATCATTTTAATGAATACTACTGCTACAGGAAATGTAGTACCGGTAGCAAGAATCATTGAGGATGATGTGGTGATCTGCTTCAACTTCCGTACAGACAGAGGAAGAGAAATTACAGAAGTTCTTTCCCAGAAGGATTTCCCGGAATTTGGAATGAAAAAGCTCAACCTTTATTATATCACGTTGACGAATTATGATAAAACATTCCAGAATGTACAGGTGGTTTTTGATGAAAACGTTTTGACGGAAACCATGGGTGAAATTCTTGAAAAAAATGGAAGATCCCAGATCAGAATTGCAGAAACAGAGAAGTATCCTCACGTTACTTTCTTCTTTTCAGGAGGAAGAGAAGAAGAATTTGAAGGAGAGAGAAGACTGCTTTGCCCAAGCCCGAAAGATGTTCCTACTTATGATTTAAAGCCGGAAATGTCAGCCTATGATATTACCAATGCAATCGTACCGGAACTGGAACAGGGAACTGCGGACTTTGTTTGTCTGAATTTCGCCAATACAGATATGGTAGGACATACAGGCGTTTTTGAAGCGGCTGTAAAAGCTGCCGAAGTAGTAGACCAGTGTATCGAAAAAGTAGCAACTGCTGCTTATGAAAACGGATATGCTGTTTTTATTCTTGCCGATCACGGAAACTCAGATGTAATGATGAATCCGGATGGAACTCCTAATACACAGCACTCAACCAATCTTGTGCCTTTCATCGTAATGGATAAAGATCAGACCTGGAATCTGAAACCAGGAAAATTAGGGGATGTAGCGCCTACAATCCTTAAAGTAATGGGCGTTGAAATACCGGCTGTAATGACGGGAGATGTTTTAGTTGATTAA
- a CDS encoding T9SS type A sorting domain-containing protein, giving the protein MKKLLFLLAGSLLTAQQTSELLVHNWYISKMVTSSGQTTNTPAIDNGVPATTFNSAGGTSYVINSRYYNTSMMSFGVIPGGNNLIKTASSCTLLFYNGTNAGPVRAYDQKNCDAYVLGAYGSIYSYEITTNGNVKTLMIMDPSGNKIYYNNSAQLSTKETETATKTFKAYPNPVKEVLHLENIERKLPLKIYDLSGKLVFETTTNDTKISIDTNSLQKGQYILVLENYKSYPFTKE; this is encoded by the coding sequence ATGAAGAAATTACTATTCCTTTTAGCAGGTAGTTTACTGACTGCCCAGCAAACTTCAGAACTTCTTGTCCACAACTGGTATATTTCCAAGATGGTAACAAGCAGCGGCCAGACAACCAACACTCCTGCAATAGACAATGGAGTTCCTGCTACTACTTTTAATTCTGCGGGAGGGACAAGCTATGTCATTAACTCCAGATATTATAACACCTCTATGATGAGTTTCGGGGTTATACCGGGGGGGAATAATCTCATCAAAACAGCAAGCTCTTGTACTCTTTTGTTTTATAATGGAACAAATGCAGGTCCTGTTCGTGCCTACGATCAGAAAAACTGTGATGCATATGTTTTAGGTGCTTACGGATCTATATACAGTTATGAGATCACAACCAACGGGAATGTTAAAACACTTATGATCATGGATCCTTCAGGAAACAAGATATATTATAACAACAGTGCACAGTTAAGTACTAAAGAAACCGAAACAGCGACAAAAACTTTTAAAGCATATCCAAACCCTGTAAAAGAGGTTTTACATCTTGAAAATATTGAGAGAAAACTTCCGCTTAAGATCTATGATCTATCAGGGAAGCTGGTATTTGAAACCACAACAAATGACACTAAAATATCAATTGATACAAATAGTTTGCAAAAAGGACAGTATATTTTAGTTTTGGAAAATTATAAATCATATCCTTTTACAAAAGAGTAA
- the era gene encoding GTPase Era — MHKAGFVNIVGKPNAGKSTLLNQLMGEKLAIVTQKAQTTRHRIFGIYNEDDLQIVFSDTPGVLDPKYGLQEKMMDFVKDSLQDADVFLFIVDVTDKAEPSEFLIDKLNKIPVPVLLLLNKVDQTDQAGLEKLVEDWHNRIPKAEILPISALNAFNTEVILPKIKSLLPENPPYYDKDQYTDKPERFFVNEAIREKILLNYDKEIPYSVEVVTEQFKEKEGIIFIDSIIYVERDTQKGIIIGHKGEAIKKVGTEARLDLEKFFTKKIHLNLFVKVKKDWRKNDRDLKNFGYR, encoded by the coding sequence ATGCACAAAGCTGGATTTGTAAATATAGTTGGAAAGCCCAATGCGGGAAAATCGACCTTGCTTAACCAATTAATGGGAGAGAAGTTGGCGATTGTGACGCAGAAAGCTCAGACAACCCGCCACAGAATTTTTGGTATTTATAATGAAGATGACCTTCAGATTGTATTTTCCGATACTCCGGGAGTATTGGATCCAAAATACGGATTGCAGGAAAAAATGATGGATTTTGTAAAAGACTCTTTGCAGGATGCCGATGTTTTCCTGTTTATTGTAGACGTTACCGATAAAGCGGAACCATCAGAATTTTTAATTGATAAACTGAATAAAATCCCTGTACCTGTACTTCTTTTATTAAATAAAGTAGACCAGACCGATCAGGCCGGACTTGAAAAATTAGTAGAAGACTGGCACAACAGAATTCCAAAAGCTGAAATTCTGCCTATTTCTGCTTTAAATGCCTTCAATACAGAAGTTATTTTACCTAAGATAAAATCTTTACTTCCTGAAAATCCTCCTTACTACGATAAAGATCAGTATACGGATAAACCCGAAAGATTCTTTGTAAATGAAGCGATACGTGAGAAAATCCTTTTGAACTATGATAAGGAAATTCCATACTCGGTAGAAGTAGTGACTGAGCAGTTCAAAGAAAAAGAAGGAATTATCTTTATAGACTCAATTATTTATGTAGAAAGAGATACTCAGAAAGGAATTATTATCGGCCATAAAGGTGAAGCTATCAAGAAAGTAGGAACTGAAGCAAGATTAGACCTGGAAAAGTTTTTCACCAAGAAAATTCATTTAAACTTATTTGTAAAAGTGAAAAAAGACTGGAGAAAGAATGACAGAGATCTTAAAAACTTCGGTTACAGATAA
- a CDS encoding bacteriocin-like protein — protein MKNLRKLSKSNLKTIKGGNAPLCDSGYMACRVGKTPSGAPIWECLPNCRP, from the coding sequence ATGAAAAATTTAAGAAAATTATCAAAGAGCAATCTGAAAACAATTAAAGGAGGAAATGCACCATTATGTGATTCGGGATATATGGCTTGCAGAGTAGGTAAAACTCCAAGCGGTGCTCCTATCTGGGAATGCCTGCCAAATTGCAGACCTTAA
- a CDS encoding class I SAM-dependent methyltransferase, producing MKKVTKLLLNKIPRPMLIKMSIWARPLIYQFFKGDQFFDPIDGRSYRKFLPYGYGKQRENALSPGTLSLERHRQMWLYLQNETDFFIKNYKVLHIAPEQEFLRKFKRMSNLNYISADLYSPIVDVKADILDLPFEDESFDIIFCNHVLEHIEDDAKAISELYRVMKPGGWGILQVPMKNSLEKTYEDFTIKNPKERQKHFGQYDHVRWYGMDYFDRLRKAGFETEPNFYSQKFSEEEIKKYGLRHNEILPVVYKK from the coding sequence ATGAAAAAGGTAACGAAACTTTTACTGAATAAAATTCCACGTCCTATGCTTATTAAAATGAGTATCTGGGCAAGACCGCTTATTTATCAGTTTTTCAAAGGAGATCAGTTTTTTGATCCTATTGATGGAAGATCTTACCGAAAATTTCTTCCGTATGGATATGGCAAACAACGGGAAAATGCTCTTTCTCCCGGAACTTTAAGTCTGGAGAGACACCGTCAGATGTGGCTGTATCTTCAGAATGAAACTGATTTTTTTATTAAGAATTATAAAGTTCTGCATATTGCTCCTGAACAGGAATTTTTAAGGAAATTCAAGAGAATGAGTAATCTGAACTATATTTCGGCAGACTTATATTCTCCGATTGTAGATGTGAAGGCTGACATTCTGGATTTACCTTTTGAAGACGAAAGTTTTGATATTATTTTCTGTAACCACGTTCTGGAACATATCGAAGACGATGCCAAAGCAATAAGTGAGTTGTACAGGGTAATGAAGCCAGGTGGATGGGGAATTCTTCAGGTTCCGATGAAAAATTCATTGGAGAAAACCTATGAAGATTTTACCATTAAAAATCCGAAAGAACGCCAGAAACACTTCGGCCAATACGATCACGTCCGCTGGTACGGAATGGATTATTTTGACCGTTTAAGAAAAGCTGGCTTTGAAACAGAACCTAACTTCTATTCACAGAAATTCTCAGAAGAAGAAATTAAAAAATATGGGTTAAGACACAATGAAATCTTGCCTGTAGTTTATAAAAAATAA
- a CDS encoding translation initiation factor, translated as MDLRDQLKNLFPDHEEQDFEMPEEQFKQKEPLVCKFEKKGRNGKPVTIVEGWEGSEEDLKKISKKIKTTLGIGGSEKDGTIIIQGDNRDKIMNILKEMGYKTKRVGG; from the coding sequence ATGGATTTACGAGATCAATTGAAGAATCTTTTTCCTGATCATGAAGAACAGGATTTTGAGATGCCTGAAGAGCAATTCAAGCAGAAAGAGCCTTTGGTATGCAAATTTGAGAAAAAAGGGAGAAACGGTAAGCCTGTCACTATTGTTGAAGGCTGGGAAGGCAGTGAGGAAGACCTGAAAAAAATCTCAAAGAAAATAAAAACCACCTTAGGTATAGGCGGTTCTGAGAAGGATGGAACGATTATCATTCAAGGGGATAACCGTGATAAAATAATGAATATCCTTAAAGAAATGGGATATAAAACCAAACGTGTTGGCGGATAG
- a CDS encoding Crp/Fnr family transcriptional regulator → MNIDQILDKVYLLPEASKNSLKEHITEVSHSKGFCLMEADKVIPYLYFIRKGIARAYSSTADNDITFWFGSEGQCILSMKSYVEDKPGYESIELLEDCDLYRMETENLKKLFNEDIHIANWGRKLAEAEMIKSEELIISRQFKTSLERYKDIMAYQPELLKRVQLGYIASYLGITQVSLSRIRAEIK, encoded by the coding sequence ATGAATATAGACCAGATTCTTGACAAGGTTTACCTTCTTCCTGAAGCATCAAAAAACAGTTTAAAAGAGCATATCACCGAAGTTTCACATTCTAAAGGGTTTTGTCTGATGGAAGCTGATAAAGTGATTCCTTATCTTTATTTTATCCGTAAAGGGATTGCGCGTGCCTATTCTTCAACTGCTGATAATGATATTACCTTCTGGTTCGGTAGTGAAGGGCAATGCATCCTTTCTATGAAAAGCTATGTGGAGGACAAACCCGGTTATGAAAGCATCGAATTGCTGGAAGACTGTGATCTGTACAGAATGGAAACGGAAAATCTCAAAAAACTGTTCAATGAAGATATTCATATCGCCAACTGGGGCCGAAAACTGGCAGAAGCCGAGATGATAAAATCCGAGGAGCTGATTATTTCCAGACAGTTCAAAACATCTTTGGAACGTTATAAAGATATTATGGCGTATCAGCCTGAACTGCTGAAAAGGGTTCAGCTGGGGTATATTGCGTCGTATCTTGGGATTACGCAAGTAAGTTTGAGCAGGATACGGGCCGAAATCAAGTAG
- a CDS encoding leucine-rich repeat domain-containing protein, with product MKKLFLLISILSLSQIKAQIDPVKYPTFTNIEDALSSKKAVYSMSFRQKGLFNLPPQIVKLDSLFFLNIMANKLEKMDKELFELKELEILNVNENSIKYIPDEVSKLKKLTTFSMNLNSLTSINPNIAKLQNLKVVHFDANNLNTFPEALMEIAALEEINLQGNQISFIADRLDQIKNLKFLNLSDNQINDLGNLSFPKNLKYLELQQNAISKLPENLFKAQHLEFLNVSGNNISEISPKVKGLKSVVSINLANNNLKDIPVEVKQLKNLKTLILTGNPIEKSTIENLKTLLPDTQIYF from the coding sequence ATGAAAAAGCTTTTCTTACTTATTTCCATCCTATCACTTTCTCAGATCAAAGCACAGATTGATCCTGTGAAATATCCTACTTTTACTAATATTGAAGATGCTTTAAGCAGTAAAAAAGCAGTATATAGTATGAGTTTCAGGCAGAAGGGATTGTTTAATCTTCCCCCTCAGATCGTGAAGCTGGATTCATTGTTCTTTCTGAATATCATGGCGAATAAGCTTGAAAAAATGGATAAGGAACTCTTTGAATTGAAAGAACTGGAGATTTTAAATGTGAATGAAAACAGCATTAAATACATTCCGGATGAGGTAAGCAAGCTAAAGAAACTGACGACTTTTTCAATGAACCTGAATAGTCTGACAAGCATTAATCCCAATATTGCAAAGCTCCAGAACTTAAAAGTAGTACATTTTGATGCCAACAACCTGAATACCTTCCCCGAAGCACTTATGGAAATTGCAGCGTTGGAAGAAATTAACCTTCAGGGAAACCAGATCAGCTTTATTGCAGACAGACTGGATCAGATCAAAAATCTTAAATTTCTGAATCTTTCTGATAATCAGATTAATGATCTTGGTAATTTATCTTTTCCTAAAAACTTAAAATATCTTGAACTGCAGCAGAATGCCATCAGCAAGCTTCCGGAAAACCTTTTCAAAGCTCAGCATCTTGAATTTCTGAATGTAAGTGGAAATAATATCTCGGAAATTTCACCCAAAGTAAAAGGGTTGAAAAGCGTAGTCAGCATCAATCTGGCCAACAATAATCTGAAAGATATTCCTGTAGAAGTCAAGCAGCTGAAAAATCTGAAAACATTGATTCTTACAGGAAATCCTATAGAAAAATCTACCATTGAAAATTTAAAAACCTTACTGCCGGATACGCAGATCTACTTCTAG
- a CDS encoding BT0820 family HAD-type phosphatase, with translation MLNNKKIAVDFDGTIVDDAYPAIGKPKTFAFETLKRLQAEGYRLILWTYRHGKTLDEAVEFCKKNGIEFYAVNSSFEGEVFDHETQSRKLDADWFIDDRNLGGFPGWGEIYNIIQERIEFRVEGKEVLAYSKLKKEKKKGLFW, from the coding sequence ATGTTAAATAATAAAAAGATTGCTGTTGACTTTGACGGGACTATTGTTGATGATGCTTACCCGGCAATTGGAAAACCGAAAACTTTTGCATTCGAAACTTTGAAAAGACTTCAGGCTGAAGGATACAGACTTATTCTTTGGACTTACAGACACGGAAAAACATTAGATGAAGCCGTAGAATTCTGTAAAAAAAACGGAATAGAATTTTATGCCGTGAACTCAAGTTTTGAAGGGGAAGTTTTCGATCATGAAACACAATCCAGAAAATTAGATGCAGATTGGTTTATTGACGACAGAAATTTAGGAGGTTTCCCGGGATGGGGTGAGATCTACAATATTATTCAGGAAAGAATAGAATTCCGTGTAGAAGGAAAAGAAGTTCTTGCCTATTCAAAACTTAAAAAAGAAAAGAAAAAAGGACTTTTCTGGTAG
- the map gene encoding type I methionyl aminopeptidase yields the protein MIQLKTIDELRLMKESARLVSKTLGMLAKEIKPGITTLYLDKLAHDFIKDHGAEPAFLGYGGFPNSLCISPNEQVVHGFPNKDVVKEGDVLSVDCGVILNGFVGDHAYTFEIGEVKPEVKKLLQVTKESLYKGIEQVVRGKRIGDISHAIQTHCEKEGYGVVRELVGHGLGRKMHEDPQVPNYGRQGSGKVIKDGLAIAIEPMVNMGTEKVKFHNDGWTVTTLDNMPSAHFEHDVAVINGKPVLLSTFDYVYEALGIVSDEEKQFQLDF from the coding sequence ATGATTCAATTAAAAACGATAGACGAATTACGTCTGATGAAGGAGAGTGCCCGACTGGTTTCTAAAACATTGGGAATGTTGGCAAAAGAAATTAAACCAGGCATTACGACCTTATATTTAGATAAACTGGCTCATGATTTTATTAAAGATCATGGTGCTGAGCCTGCATTTTTAGGTTACGGAGGATTCCCGAATTCTCTTTGTATCTCTCCAAATGAACAGGTAGTTCATGGTTTTCCAAACAAGGATGTAGTAAAAGAAGGAGATGTTCTTTCCGTAGACTGTGGCGTTATTCTTAACGGTTTCGTAGGAGATCATGCCTACACTTTTGAAATCGGAGAAGTGAAGCCTGAGGTTAAAAAATTGCTGCAGGTTACCAAAGAATCTCTTTACAAAGGAATTGAGCAGGTTGTCAGAGGAAAAAGAATAGGAGATATCTCCCATGCAATCCAGACACATTGTGAAAAAGAAGGATATGGAGTAGTAAGAGAACTTGTAGGACACGGTTTAGGAAGAAAAATGCACGAAGATCCACAGGTTCCTAACTACGGAAGACAGGGAAGCGGAAAAGTAATCAAAGACGGTTTGGCGATTGCTATCGAGCCTATGGTTAATATGGGAACTGAGAAAGTAAAGTTCCATAATGACGGCTGGACTGTAACGACTCTTGATAATATGCCATCTGCACACTTTGAACATGACGTAGCGGTGATCAATGGTAAGCCGGTATTGCTTTCTACATTTGATTATGTTTATGAAGCTCTGGGGATTGTAAGTGACGAAGAAAAGCAGTTCCAACTGGATTTTTAA
- a CDS encoding DoxX family protein, translated as MNYNNSNWSSIPKDVILLAVRVFIGFAMLSHGFPKLQMLLSGGKIEFFDFMGLGPQISLILTVFAEFVCSILLILGLFTRVSLGFLIFTMIIAAFAVHGADPFEKREMALVYLSVYLLLMVIGAGKVSVDHMIERRKRASDW; from the coding sequence ATGAACTATAATAATTCAAATTGGAGCTCAATACCTAAAGATGTTATTTTATTAGCTGTGAGAGTATTCATTGGTTTTGCAATGCTGTCTCATGGCTTTCCAAAACTTCAGATGCTGTTGTCGGGCGGTAAAATCGAGTTCTTCGATTTTATGGGACTTGGCCCTCAGATCTCTCTGATTCTTACGGTTTTTGCTGAATTTGTTTGTTCAATACTACTCATATTAGGGCTTTTTACAAGAGTTTCTTTAGGTTTTCTGATCTTTACCATGATCATCGCTGCTTTTGCAGTACATGGAGCAGATCCTTTTGAAAAAAGAGAAATGGCACTTGTCTATCTTTCCGTTTATCTTTTACTCATGGTAATCGGAGCAGGAAAAGTTTCGGTAGATCATATGATTGAAAGAAGAAAAAGAGCTTCAGACTGGTAA
- a CDS encoding acyl-ACP desaturase: MYQKLVRKEVMGLLEKEVGSFLDKFLTPIEKIWQPSDYLPDPSSEEFKHDLEEIQTFAREMPYDLFVTLIGDCITEEALPSYESWLMGVDGINQEEKLGWANWVRAWTAEENRHGDLLNKYLYLCGRVNMREVEITTQYLINDGFDLGTSMDPYRNFIYTSFQETATNISHRRVGTLAKQSGNGKLAKMCGVIAADEARHAKAYKHFVAKILEVDPSEMILAFEDMMRKKIVMPAHLMRQSGQKAGELWGHFSDAAQRCMVYTGQDYINIMKDLLDEWKIEHVKGLTEKAEKAQEYLMKLPARLQKITDRVSTPDLQFQFRWVKS; encoded by the coding sequence ATGTATCAAAAGCTTGTAAGGAAAGAAGTAATGGGATTATTGGAAAAGGAAGTAGGTTCTTTTCTTGATAAATTTTTAACGCCAATTGAAAAAATATGGCAGCCTTCCGATTATTTACCAGATCCTTCAAGCGAAGAATTTAAACACGACTTAGAGGAAATCCAGACTTTTGCCCGCGAAATGCCTTACGATCTTTTCGTAACATTGATTGGGGACTGTATCACAGAAGAAGCTCTTCCTTCCTATGAGTCTTGGTTAATGGGAGTTGACGGCATCAATCAGGAAGAAAAATTAGGCTGGGCCAACTGGGTAAGAGCATGGACTGCTGAAGAAAACAGACACGGAGATTTATTAAACAAATATCTTTATCTGTGCGGAAGAGTAAACATGAGAGAAGTTGAAATTACCACTCAATACCTGATCAATGATGGTTTTGATTTGGGAACAAGCATGGACCCATACAGAAACTTTATCTATACAAGTTTCCAGGAGACAGCTACCAATATCTCTCACAGAAGAGTAGGTACATTGGCTAAACAATCCGGAAACGGAAAATTGGCAAAAATGTGTGGTGTAATTGCTGCAGACGAAGCAAGACACGCTAAAGCATACAAGCATTTCGTAGCGAAAATCCTTGAAGTAGACCCTTCAGAAATGATTCTTGCATTCGAAGATATGATGCGTAAAAAAATCGTAATGCCTGCTCACCTGATGAGACAGTCCGGACAAAAAGCAGGAGAACTTTGGGGACATTTCTCAGATGCTGCACAAAGATGCATGGTATATACAGGTCAGGATTATATCAATATTATGAAAGACCTTTTAGATGAATGGAAAATTGAGCATGTGAAAGGACTTACAGAAAAAGCAGAAAAAGCTCAGGAATACCTGATGAAGCTTCCTGCAAGGCTTCAAAAGATTACAGACAGAGTTTCTACTCCAGATCTTCAGTTCCAGTTTAGATGGGTAAAAAGCTAA